In Bacillota bacterium, a single window of DNA contains:
- the cas7d gene encoding type I-D CRISPR-associated protein Cas7/Csc2 produces MSLDMLTPYLVEIARPIIGAKTIQVILFREVLDYTVLRTEETREVNTVVTPLSISIGKDVRRAAFLGSKQKAVESRELERMLRTAGVEAGLVELQCHLKDNLCLKCPRCALFGGTNVESGSEKIANIKHRIEYGTAFSLLPFEEVRVALTFNAINDKTQKTGQALGTRYAVRPSTVFPSVVTLKSVTHKELILVIKTLLSARNYGAETRIGGDMRNSIVGIVAGWEEMITPLELTLELYDRREDLSGDTVAGILDRYQAYAGNPNKLKVFTPEQVDLMVEQVAEVSLDRRFLDEAYADVAQYRLEQKG; encoded by the coding sequence ATGAGCCTTGACATGTTGACTCCTTACTTGGTAGAGATTGCCCGGCCCATTATTGGTGCCAAGACAATCCAAGTCATCCTTTTTAGGGAAGTGTTGGATTATACGGTGTTACGGACTGAGGAAACTCGTGAGGTAAATACAGTGGTAACTCCACTGTCCATCTCGATAGGTAAAGATGTACGAAGAGCGGCTTTCCTCGGGAGCAAGCAGAAAGCTGTAGAGTCACGTGAACTGGAGCGAATGCTCAGAACCGCTGGCGTTGAAGCTGGGCTAGTGGAATTACAGTGTCACTTAAAAGATAATCTATGCCTTAAGTGTCCGCGGTGCGCTCTATTCGGTGGAACTAATGTTGAATCCGGTAGTGAGAAAATAGCCAATATCAAACACAGGATAGAGTATGGCACGGCTTTTTCATTACTTCCTTTTGAGGAGGTCAGAGTAGCCCTTACCTTTAACGCTATTAATGATAAAACTCAAAAGACTGGACAGGCATTGGGCACCCGTTACGCCGTCCGACCCTCGACAGTTTTTCCGTCCGTAGTAACGTTAAAATCCGTAACTCATAAAGAATTGATTCTTGTTATCAAGACTCTCCTATCGGCGAGGAACTACGGGGCAGAAACCCGTATTGGAGGAGATATGCGCAATTCAATCGTCGGTATTGTAGCAGGTTGGGAAGAAATGATCACTCCTTTAGAATTGACCTTGGAACTCTATGATAGGCGAGAAGATCTGTCAGGGGATACTGTGGCTGGTATTCTAGATAGATACCAAGCGTACGCAGGGAATCCGAATAAACTCAAGGTATTCACACCAGAACAGGTAGATCTCATGGTCGAGCAGGTGGCTGAGGTTAGCCTTGACCGTCGCTTCCTGGATGAGGCCTATGCCGATGTGGCTCAGTATCGGCTGGAGCAGAAAGGATAG
- the cas5d gene encoding type I-D CRISPR-associated protein Cas5/Csc1, producing the protein MRPMPMWLSIGWSRKDSPEMYKMIDLEKAGYSLLEGRLYNHDYLWFSSTEIAKVSSTWPAIHNYALSYSLSQYSHGVYRGNCPRYEDDLASMPLYTTPAISPVVTRTTITLNAVDDLTLRTDSGGKINTPNLGKRVTLDPCFELPQSGRRLELGYLFFCFVRGDYRPPAVARLGKKGCPIRVCWKGIESPQAFLLDEAVVPAHPVNPLDISGEVLSYDPIILPPHMLFRRAEIRGDWFVRVDGGMVLLPKRIRHEIGRT; encoded by the coding sequence ATGAGGCCTATGCCGATGTGGCTCAGTATCGGCTGGAGCAGAAAGGATAGCCCCGAAATGTATAAAATGATTGATTTGGAGAAAGCAGGCTACTCGTTATTGGAGGGACGTCTATATAATCATGACTATTTATGGTTTTCTTCAACGGAGATTGCCAAGGTATCGTCAACTTGGCCAGCCATTCACAACTATGCCTTGAGCTATTCACTTTCCCAATACTCCCATGGCGTATATAGGGGCAACTGCCCACGATACGAGGATGATTTGGCATCTATGCCCTTATATACCACACCTGCAATCAGCCCTGTAGTTACCCGTACTACTATCACGCTGAACGCAGTTGACGATTTAACGCTTCGTACTGACTCCGGGGGAAAGATCAATACACCTAACCTCGGGAAACGTGTGACTTTGGACCCATGCTTTGAGTTGCCGCAATCAGGCCGTAGACTTGAACTGGGCTATCTATTCTTTTGTTTTGTCCGTGGGGACTATCGGCCCCCTGCTGTGGCACGTCTTGGTAAAAAGGGGTGTCCTATCAGGGTGTGCTGGAAAGGAATTGAGTCTCCTCAGGCTTTTCTTCTTGATGAAGCTGTTGTTCCAGCACACCCCGTAAACCCACTGGATATATCGGGTGAGGTGTTATCCTACGATCCCATTATTCTGCCTCCCCATATGCTGTTCCGTAGGGCAGAGATTAGGGGGGACTGGTTTGTTCGTGTGGATGGAGGGATGGTGCTGTTACCTAAACGGATTAGGCACGAGATAGGGCGGACGTAA